One Natrinema halophilum genomic window carries:
- a CDS encoding AI-2E family transporter: protein MADRPGPPDWLVDQPGLTALALISGTLALFVVLPYLQYVLFGVVLAYIMHPVQRRLENYVRSTVAAITVVVATLLVVLLPLVYVVSVAIRQSIRLVSSIRQGQIDVETIEQALATNGYAVDLADLYQSNQNRIATGLQGISTGAIDIVGGLPGVFIGLTITLFVLFALLRDGEKLVMWFQWVLPIDDDVLEELRMGLDRLMWASVVGNVAVAAIQAVMLGIGLAVAGVPAVIFLTVATFLLTLLPLVGAFGVWIPAAVYLLAVGRPTASATLGVYGLFVTFSDSYLRPALIGRSSTFNSAIIVVGIFGGLVVFGAVGLFIGPVVLGGAKITLDSFAREHTGERADESALETAIEEPESKETAVESASTTSEDTKTEPTECANDEAGFEQ, encoded by the coding sequence ATGGCAGACCGTCCCGGTCCACCGGACTGGCTCGTAGACCAGCCCGGATTGACCGCGCTCGCACTGATTAGCGGTACCCTCGCGCTGTTCGTCGTTCTGCCGTATCTTCAATACGTCCTCTTCGGTGTCGTTCTCGCGTACATTATGCACCCAGTCCAACGACGACTCGAGAATTATGTCAGATCGACGGTCGCAGCGATCACGGTGGTCGTTGCGACGTTGCTCGTGGTTTTGCTCCCTCTCGTGTACGTCGTCTCTGTCGCTATACGCCAGTCGATACGGCTCGTCAGTTCCATCAGACAGGGTCAAATCGACGTCGAGACGATCGAACAGGCCCTTGCCACTAACGGGTATGCCGTCGATCTGGCGGATCTGTACCAGTCGAACCAGAACCGTATCGCAACTGGTCTCCAGGGAATCTCGACGGGAGCGATCGATATCGTCGGCGGATTGCCGGGTGTTTTCATCGGGCTGACTATCACCCTGTTCGTTCTCTTCGCACTGTTGCGGGATGGAGAGAAGCTCGTTATGTGGTTCCAGTGGGTGCTTCCAATCGACGACGACGTGCTCGAGGAACTTCGTATGGGACTCGACCGCCTCATGTGGGCCTCAGTCGTCGGAAACGTCGCTGTTGCGGCCATACAGGCGGTAATGCTCGGTATCGGGCTTGCGGTTGCCGGCGTTCCCGCAGTCATTTTTCTCACCGTGGCAACGTTCCTTCTGACGCTGCTTCCCCTCGTTGGCGCGTTCGGAGTATGGATTCCAGCGGCGGTTTACCTCCTCGCGGTCGGCCGGCCAACTGCCAGCGCTACCCTGGGAGTCTACGGACTGTTCGTTACGTTCTCTGACTCGTATCTCCGGCCTGCCTTGATCGGGCGATCCAGTACGTTCAACTCAGCGATTATCGTCGTCGGAATTTTTGGCGGCCTCGTGGTCTTCGGTGCCGTCGGGCTGTTCATCGGTCCCGTCGTCCTCGGCGGCGCAAAGATCACGCTGGACAGTTTCGCTCGAGAACATACCGGAGAACGGGCCGATGAGTCGGCGTTGGAAACGGCTATCGAGGAACCCGAATCGAAGGAAACGGCCGTCGAATCTGCGTCGACGACGAGCGAGGACACCAAAACGGAGCCGACGGAGTGTGCAAACGACGAGGCTGGTTTCGAGCAGTGA
- the hmgB gene encoding hydroxymethylglutaryl-CoA synthase, with the protein MTAVGIDAVEIWTGNLKLDLPGTFAPEKGEDPAKYTKGLGLNVSSFPDSYEDIVTMGANAAHRLMERKGLQPDDIGRIDVATESAFDNSKPVSTYVAGCLEQVYDGDFHHANKGERKFACISGTQSLDDAYNWIQAGRNRGRSALVIATDTALYARGDDGEATQGAGAVAMLISEDPSLVELSTEQGYGSADETDFLKPNQQFPSVDGKRSVQVYLARMREALEDFESVAGDVHEDDIIYAPFHTPFPGMVRKAALLAYRHVIRDTSIEDELAEEIGRQPRPEAFDSDDEYRDALRDYMDALKDTDRYTQWYDATIDPTLTISREVGNWYTGSVHVARVSALKHALENEREVAGEKLLVASYGSGAQAEIHAETIQEGWQNEIEALNVDEQLADRYELEWEDYEEIHDVHNHEMDVDVEEFTTPDSEFVFDGWGRMGERKYRYVE; encoded by the coding sequence ATGACAGCAGTCGGCATTGACGCCGTCGAAATCTGGACCGGGAACCTCAAACTCGATCTTCCTGGGACGTTCGCCCCGGAGAAAGGCGAAGACCCCGCTAAATACACGAAGGGGCTCGGCCTCAACGTCAGTTCCTTCCCGGACAGCTACGAGGACATCGTCACGATGGGCGCGAACGCCGCCCACCGGCTGATGGAGCGCAAAGGCCTCCAACCCGACGATATCGGACGAATCGACGTCGCGACCGAGAGCGCCTTCGACAACTCCAAGCCGGTTTCGACGTACGTCGCTGGATGCCTCGAACAGGTCTACGACGGGGATTTCCACCACGCGAACAAGGGCGAACGGAAGTTTGCCTGCATCTCGGGAACGCAAAGCCTGGACGACGCGTACAACTGGATTCAGGCCGGTCGCAACCGTGGTCGCTCGGCACTGGTTATCGCGACCGATACGGCGCTGTACGCACGCGGCGACGACGGCGAGGCGACCCAGGGTGCCGGGGCCGTCGCGATGCTCATCAGCGAGGACCCGAGTCTGGTCGAACTCTCCACCGAGCAGGGCTACGGCTCTGCCGACGAGACGGATTTCCTCAAACCCAACCAGCAGTTCCCCTCAGTCGACGGCAAACGGTCCGTGCAAGTCTACCTCGCACGGATGCGCGAAGCCCTCGAGGACTTCGAGAGCGTCGCCGGCGACGTCCACGAAGACGACATCATCTATGCGCCGTTCCATACCCCGTTCCCCGGCATGGTCCGAAAGGCTGCACTGTTAGCCTACCGCCACGTCATCCGCGATACGAGCATCGAGGACGAACTCGCCGAGGAAATCGGTCGACAGCCCCGGCCCGAAGCGTTCGACTCCGACGACGAGTACCGCGATGCCCTGCGGGACTACATGGATGCGCTCAAAGACACCGATCGCTACACCCAGTGGTACGACGCAACCATCGACCCGACGCTGACGATTTCCCGTGAAGTCGGAAACTGGTACACCGGATCGGTCCACGTCGCCCGTGTGAGTGCTCTCAAACACGCCCTCGAGAACGAACGCGAGGTCGCTGGTGAGAAACTGCTCGTCGCCTCTTACGGAAGCGGCGCGCAGGCAGAAATCCACGCTGAGACGATTCAGGAGGGCTGGCAAAACGAAATCGAAGCTCTCAACGTCGACGAACAGCTTGCAGATCGCTACGAACTCGAGTGGGAGGACTATGAAGAAATTCACGACGTTCACAACCACGAGATGGACGTCGATGTCGAGGAGTTTACGACGCCAGATTCGGAGTTCGTGTTCGACGGGTGGGGCAGGATGGGCGAACGAAAGTATCGATACGTCGAATAG